Proteins co-encoded in one Alphaproteobacteria bacterium PA2 genomic window:
- a CDS encoding carbonic anhydrase, which yields MSDSNSGRVSSHNQGRRRLVLGLGASFLGLAAALAEDIPGHAPAQHSAPARKKARAPAARSAQASHAAPVEQAPQAAHVVEAGLDPEVAMSRLMDGNVRYMSGFATHPNQELSRRAEVAKGQKPFASILACADSRVAPEILFDQGLGDLFVARVAGNVVDDAILASLEYSVIHLGSTLIMVLGHERCGAVKATIDALDGHGSEEDVGTKIGALAALIAPAVGAVPKGASDRLDSSVSMNAAMTAAEIFARSPPLRSRVLAGKLKIVAARYDLDDGRVTPARS from the coding sequence ATGTCCGATTCAAATTCCGGCCGCGTTTCCAGCCATAATCAGGGTCGCCGGAGGCTGGTTCTCGGTCTTGGCGCCAGCTTCCTTGGACTTGCAGCCGCCCTGGCCGAAGACATTCCCGGGCACGCTCCCGCCCAACATTCCGCTCCGGCCAGGAAGAAGGCCAGGGCGCCGGCAGCCCGCTCCGCCCAGGCGTCCCATGCAGCGCCTGTAGAGCAGGCGCCCCAGGCCGCCCACGTGGTCGAAGCCGGCCTCGATCCGGAAGTCGCCATGAGCCGGCTGATGGATGGCAATGTGCGTTACATGTCGGGCTTCGCGACCCATCCGAACCAGGAATTGTCGCGGCGGGCTGAAGTCGCCAAGGGCCAGAAGCCCTTTGCCTCCATCCTGGCCTGCGCCGACAGCCGGGTCGCCCCGGAAATCCTCTTTGACCAGGGGCTGGGCGACCTGTTTGTCGCCCGCGTCGCCGGCAATGTGGTTGATGACGCCATCCTGGCATCCCTTGAGTACTCGGTCATCCACCTTGGCTCGACCCTGATCATGGTCCTTGGCCATGAACGCTGTGGCGCGGTGAAGGCGACCATAGACGCCCTGGACGGTCATGGATCTGAAGAGGATGTCGGCACCAAGATCGGCGCCCTTGCGGCCCTGATTGCACCGGCCGTGGGCGCTGTTCCCAAGGGCGCCAGCGATCGCCTGGACTCTTCGGTGTCCATGAACGCCGCCATGACCGCCGCAGAAATCTTCGCCCGCAGCCCGCCGCTTCGCTCGCGGGTCCTGGCCGGGAAACTCAAGATCGTCGCAGCCCGCTATGACCTGGATGACGGACGGGTTACCCCCGCTCGCAGCTAG
- a CDS encoding UDP-N-acetylglucosamine 1-carboxyvinyltransferase — protein MTNLIVRGGRPLRGTLSPSANKNAVLPILCATLLTEETVTLHRVPDITDVRKILDFFRNLGSSVSMDFETGTLVVKHSAGLDPKAAHLPLGMRSTLMLIPALLHRFNAASIEEDATGCTLGAREIDPHIEVFQTFGAQVDREPDALHIATPAGFTAADHWLDYASVTTTENFILCAATAKGRSQLTNAACEPHVQEFCTFLTRMGAKIEGVGGSRIVVTGVEALHGVEFTFADDFHEIATFLAMGAITGGEVKIKNGAVEQFPLLDRTFAKFGVEVTHKDGYSSARIDGRLKIREPFTTNILTKVEAAPWPYVPADLLPIFIALGVRAEGSVMYWNKVYEGALGWTSELGKFGAHAVLCDPHRLIIYGGKPLMPATVESPYIIRVAIALFMLAASIEGESMILNAAPIQRAHPKFVENLNALGADVSWVAGD, from the coding sequence ATGACCAATCTGATCGTGCGCGGCGGTCGTCCCCTGCGCGGGACCCTGAGCCCCTCAGCCAACAAGAATGCGGTCCTGCCCATACTGTGCGCGACCCTGCTGACGGAAGAGACCGTCACCCTGCACCGGGTTCCGGATATTACGGACGTCCGCAAGATCCTGGATTTCTTCAGAAATCTGGGCAGCTCGGTTTCCATGGATTTCGAGACCGGCACCCTGGTGGTCAAGCACTCGGCTGGCCTTGACCCAAAGGCGGCCCACCTGCCCCTGGGCATGCGCTCGACCCTGATGCTGATCCCTGCCCTGCTGCACCGGTTCAACGCCGCGAGCATCGAGGAGGATGCGACGGGCTGCACCCTCGGCGCCCGGGAAATCGACCCACATATCGAAGTCTTCCAGACCTTCGGGGCCCAGGTCGATCGCGAACCGGACGCCCTGCACATCGCAACGCCGGCGGGATTCACAGCAGCAGATCACTGGCTGGACTATGCCTCGGTCACAACGACCGAGAACTTCATCCTCTGCGCGGCCACGGCAAAGGGTCGCTCCCAGCTCACCAACGCGGCCTGCGAGCCCCATGTCCAGGAATTCTGCACCTTCCTGACCCGGATGGGCGCGAAGATCGAAGGGGTTGGCGGATCCCGTATCGTCGTCACCGGCGTCGAGGCCCTGCACGGCGTCGAGTTCACCTTCGCCGACGACTTCCACGAGATCGCCACCTTCCTGGCCATGGGCGCCATCACGGGCGGCGAGGTGAAGATCAAGAACGGCGCTGTGGAGCAATTCCCCCTGCTGGACCGCACCTTCGCCAAGTTCGGCGTCGAAGTGACCCACAAGGACGGCTATTCCAGCGCCCGGATCGACGGTCGACTGAAGATCCGCGAGCCTTTCACAACCAACATCCTGACCAAGGTCGAGGCGGCGCCCTGGCCCTATGTCCCGGCTGACCTCCTGCCGATCTTCATCGCCCTGGGCGTCCGCGCCGAGGGGTCAGTGATGTACTGGAACAAGGTTTATGAAGGCGCCCTGGGCTGGACTTCGGAACTGGGCAAGTTCGGGGCCCATGCGGTCCTGTGCGACCCGCACCGGCTGATCATTTATGGCGGCAAGCCGCTCATGCCTGCCACGGTTGAAAGCCCCTACATCATCCGCGTCGCCATCGCCCTCTTCATGCTGGCCGCCAGCATTGAGGGGGAATCCATGATCCTGAACGCGGCGCCCATCCAGCGGGCCCACCCGAAGTTCGTGGAAAACCTGAACGCCCTGGGGGCTGATGTTTCCTGGGTCGCCGGGGATTAG
- the trxB gene encoding thioredoxin-disulfide reductase: MTTTPRTARCLIIGSGPAGYTAAVYAARALLKPVLIQGIQPGGQLTITTDVENYPGFAEVIQGPWLMEQMQAQAEHVGTEIITDIVLKADLSQRPFRLECDSGAVWLTETLIIATGAQAKWLGLESEQKFQGFGVSACATCDGFFYRGKNVIVVGGGNTAVEEALFLTNFAAKVTVVHRKAEFRAERILQERLFANPKVEVIWDSAVEEVVGSADPMSVTGVKLKNVKTGAIQDVSADGVFIAIGHAPASELFKGQLEMDASGYLKVRPGSASTAIQGVFAAGDVTDDVYRQAVTAAGMGCMAALEAVRLLAEEDHEHRGAVPASAAE, encoded by the coding sequence ATGACCACGACGCCCCGCACTGCCCGCTGCCTGATCATCGGATCTGGCCCCGCCGGATACACCGCAGCGGTCTATGCCGCCCGCGCCCTGCTGAAACCCGTTCTGATCCAGGGCATCCAGCCCGGCGGCCAGCTGACCATCACAACCGATGTCGAGAACTATCCCGGTTTTGCCGAGGTGATTCAGGGACCCTGGCTCATGGAGCAGATGCAGGCCCAGGCCGAGCATGTGGGGACCGAAATCATCACGGACATCGTGCTGAAGGCCGACCTGTCCCAGCGCCCCTTCCGGCTGGAATGCGACAGCGGCGCGGTCTGGCTGACCGAGACCCTGATCATCGCCACGGGCGCCCAGGCCAAGTGGCTGGGTCTGGAAAGCGAGCAGAAGTTCCAGGGCTTCGGCGTCTCGGCCTGCGCCACCTGCGACGGCTTCTTCTATCGCGGCAAGAACGTGATCGTGGTCGGCGGCGGCAACACCGCCGTGGAAGAGGCCCTATTCCTCACCAACTTCGCGGCCAAGGTCACGGTCGTCCACCGCAAGGCCGAGTTCAGGGCCGAGAGGATCCTGCAGGAACGCCTCTTCGCCAATCCCAAGGTCGAGGTCATCTGGGACAGCGCTGTTGAGGAAGTCGTGGGCTCGGCCGACCCCATGAGCGTGACCGGCGTGAAGCTGAAGAACGTCAAGACCGGCGCGATTCAGGACGTCTCCGCCGATGGTGTGTTCATCGCCATTGGCCACGCCCCGGCCTCGGAACTCTTCAAGGGCCAGCTGGAAATGGACGCTTCGGGCTATCTCAAGGTCCGCCCGGGCTCGGCCTCCACAGCCATCCAGGGGGTCTTTGCGGCTGGTGATGTCACTGATGACGTCTACCGTCAGGCCGTAACGGCGGCAGGCATGGGCTGTATGGCGGCCCTTGAGGCTGTTCGTCTGCTGGCCGAAGAAGACCATGAACACAGGGGCGCCGTCCCTGCATCCGCAGCCGAATAG
- a CDS encoding nucleoside-diphosphate sugar epimerase has translation MGLAPLRIWAVSDGRAGNAGPALGLAEAVSRRTPAEIEVKTIAWKGRIGRLPWFLNPFPVQALTPDSDISAPWPDIWIAAGRATLPLSVRMRRWSQGKCLVVQIQDPRMPTSPFDLVVAPKHDRTHGDNVLPITGSPHRVTPDRLRSELARFASVLEPLAHPRLAVLIGGKSKAHDLSPERASALARDIENAIANSGGSIMATFSRRTPPDARRILSARLGHLPGVIWDGEGENPYFAFLGAADAVLVTEDSTNMATEAAATGKPVFIARMDGGSLKFRLFHQDLEHLGIARPFEGDLHAWTYPPLAETDKAADEVIARADRLLPQRQG, from the coding sequence GTGGGTCTAGCCCCGCTTCGCATCTGGGCGGTGTCCGACGGACGGGCCGGCAATGCCGGGCCGGCCCTCGGTCTGGCTGAAGCCGTTTCCCGCCGCACACCTGCGGAAATTGAGGTGAAGACGATCGCCTGGAAGGGCAGGATCGGGCGTTTACCCTGGTTCCTGAATCCATTTCCGGTTCAGGCCCTGACTCCTGACAGCGACATTTCGGCGCCCTGGCCTGACATCTGGATAGCTGCGGGGCGGGCCACCCTGCCCCTTTCTGTCAGAATGCGGCGCTGGTCCCAGGGCAAATGTCTTGTGGTCCAGATCCAGGACCCGCGCATGCCAACCTCGCCATTTGACCTGGTGGTAGCTCCCAAGCACGATCGAACCCACGGCGACAACGTCCTGCCCATAACGGGGTCGCCCCATCGCGTGACGCCAGACAGACTGAGATCGGAGCTGGCGAGGTTCGCCTCCGTGCTTGAACCCCTTGCCCATCCGCGGCTGGCCGTTCTGATCGGCGGAAAATCCAAGGCGCATGACCTTTCGCCAGAGCGCGCCTCTGCCCTGGCCCGGGACATAGAAAACGCCATCGCGAATTCTGGTGGATCCATCATGGCGACCTTTTCCCGCCGCACCCCGCCAGACGCCCGCCGCATACTTTCAGCCCGCCTGGGGCATCTGCCCGGGGTCATCTGGGATGGGGAGGGCGAGAACCCCTATTTTGCCTTTCTTGGTGCTGCAGACGCCGTTCTGGTCACCGAAGACTCAACAAACATGGCGACCGAGGCCGCCGCGACCGGCAAGCCGGTGTTCATTGCCAGAATGGATGGCGGAAGCCTGAAATTCAGGCTCTTCCACCAGGACCTCGAGCATCTTGGCATAGCCCGACCCTTTGAGGGCGACCTGCACGCCTGGACCTATCCCCCATTGGCGGAAACCGATAAGGCGGCTGACGAGGTGATTGCTCGCGCCGACCGCCTCTTGCCTCAACGACAGGGGTGA
- a CDS encoding transcription elongation factor GreA, translating into MEKVPMTAEGYQALDDDLKRLKTIERPAVIAAISEARAHGDLSENAEYHAAKERQGWIEGQIADIEDRMARAQVIDVSKLSGTQVKFGATVSVVDEDTEDEARYQIVGEHEADVKAGKVSITSPIARAMIGKETGDVVEVNTPGGVKAYEILKVEWV; encoded by the coding sequence ATGGAAAAAGTCCCGATGACCGCCGAGGGCTATCAAGCTCTCGACGACGACTTGAAGCGTTTGAAGACCATCGAACGGCCGGCCGTGATCGCTGCGATCTCGGAAGCCCGGGCGCATGGAGATCTTTCCGAGAACGCCGAGTATCACGCGGCCAAGGAACGTCAGGGCTGGATTGAAGGCCAGATTGCCGACATCGAGGACCGGATGGCTCGCGCCCAGGTTATCGACGTCTCCAAACTGTCCGGCACCCAGGTCAAGTTCGGCGCGACCGTTTCGGTGGTGGACGAAGACACCGAGGATGAAGCCCGCTACCAGATCGTCGGCGAGCACGAGGCCGATGTGAAGGCTGGCAAGGTGTCCATCACCTCCCCGATCGCCCGCGCAATGATCGGCAAGGAAACCGGCGATGTGGTGGAAGTAAACACCCCTGGCGGCGTCAAGGCTTACGAGATCCTCAAGGTCGAGTGGGTCTAG
- a CDS encoding curli assembly protein CsgG, protein MPFESGRSPKRPLVAACLAGVCLTALSGCTTLDSKTGLYARPTGGAPATDNVSSYTDALTCELKMAADRGLASPRVTVGRIADLTGKYDLQTGSQIGQGSTLFALTALGRAGFRVVERYDTTVSDIELAYAKAHTLSDSPELAGKAADNYRRIFEGQVAGSDYYIVGGVTELNSNISSNGVDLGVGALDVTSPKGTFRARNYVINVAIDLRLVNTRTQEVVDIVSYQKQVIGREIKAGVFGFANGTIFDLSGGTSSMEPLHMAVRTLVERGIFEFGQTLYGIDARSCLPSSGRGGKGKGRS, encoded by the coding sequence ATGCCGTTTGAATCTGGCCGATCGCCTAAACGTCCATTGGTGGCCGCCTGCCTTGCAGGGGTCTGCCTTACGGCCCTGTCTGGCTGCACGACCCTGGACTCCAAGACCGGTCTCTATGCCAGGCCCACAGGCGGCGCGCCGGCCACTGACAATGTCTCCAGCTATACCGATGCGCTTACTTGCGAACTGAAAATGGCGGCGGACCGGGGTCTGGCCTCGCCGAGGGTTACGGTTGGTCGCATAGCCGACCTGACTGGCAAGTATGACCTTCAGACGGGATCGCAGATCGGCCAGGGGTCAACCCTGTTCGCCCTGACGGCCCTGGGCCGGGCCGGATTCAGGGTGGTGGAACGTTACGACACCACCGTTTCAGACATTGAACTGGCCTATGCCAAGGCGCACACCCTTTCAGACAGCCCGGAACTGGCCGGAAAGGCCGCCGACAACTACCGGCGGATCTTTGAAGGTCAGGTGGCGGGGTCCGACTACTACATCGTCGGCGGCGTCACCGAGCTGAACTCCAATATCAGTTCCAACGGCGTCGACCTGGGGGTTGGAGCGCTTGATGTCACCTCGCCCAAGGGCACGTTCCGCGCCCGCAACTATGTCATCAATGTCGCCATCGATCTGCGCCTGGTGAACACCCGGACCCAGGAAGTGGTCGACATCGTCTCCTATCAGAAGCAGGTCATTGGCCGGGAGATCAAGGCCGGGGTCTTCGGCTTCGCCAACGGAACAATTTTTGACCTGTCCGGGGGAACCAGCAGTATGGAACCTCTGCATATGGCCGTGCGCACACTTGTGGAACGGGGCATATTCGAGTTCGGTCAGACCCTTTATGGGATAGACGCAAGATCCTGCCTGCCCTCCTCAGGACGTGGCGGAAAGGGCAAAGGCCGCAGCTAG
- a CDS encoding endonuclease: protein MVKIILLGAAALCLIGTSAQAAGAGGISATPSLEAGYGNARGSVTGAFNPSTRDANNNRVVQDGLIQTGQGGSQFLTGGMSGGAATLQSGAISTTNYAVGNLINLQVGGNWNTIVLNTTQINNGALSAVTTINGGTQTSTGQLN, encoded by the coding sequence ATGGTGAAGATCATCCTTCTGGGCGCTGCGGCGCTCTGCCTGATCGGCACTTCCGCCCAGGCTGCTGGTGCTGGCGGGATCAGCGCGACGCCAAGCCTTGAAGCGGGATATGGCAATGCGCGCGGCAGTGTTACGGGCGCGTTCAATCCCTCGACCCGGGACGCCAACAATAACCGCGTTGTCCAGGATGGTCTGATCCAGACCGGCCAGGGCGGCTCGCAGTTCCTTACGGGCGGCATGTCCGGAGGGGCGGCGACGCTCCAGAGCGGCGCGATCAGCACGACCAACTATGCGGTTGGCAATCTGATCAATCTTCAGGTCGGCGGGAACTGGAACACCATCGTTCTCAACACCACCCAGATCAACAATGGCGCCCTGTCGGCGGTCACCACCATCAATGGCGGGACCCAGACCAGCACAGGCCAGCTGAACTAG